A window of Candidatus Equadaptatus faecalis contains these coding sequences:
- a CDS encoding head-tail adaptor protein — translation MSLIDNMLTDCVIMNKMKMPDGEGGYIVEWQEGAQIQAAITLDTSMQARIAEKQGVTSTFTVTTSKDLKLEFHDVIKRLSDGKTFRITSDAGDKEAPSVSTLDIAQAKAEKWELTN, via the coding sequence ATGAGTTTAATTGATAATATGTTAACCGATTGTGTGATCATGAACAAAATGAAAATGCCTGACGGTGAAGGCGGCTATATTGTCGAATGGCAAGAGGGCGCACAAATACAGGCGGCTATTACACTTGATACAAGTATGCAAGCAAGGATAGCAGAGAAGCAGGGAGTGACAAGCACATTCACGGTAACGACAAGCAAAGATTTAAAACTAGAATTTCACGACGTGATCAAGAGACTATCCGACGGAAAAACGTTCCGGATTACGTCAGACGCAGGAGACAAAGAAGCGCCTAGCGTGTCAACATTAGACATTGCACAGGCAAAAGCTGAAAAATGGGAGTTAACGAACTAA